The window CCCGAGGGCGTGGACGCGCTGGTCCTGTCGACCCAGCACAACCCCGAAATCAGCCAGGCCGATCTGCGCGAGGCGGTGATGGAAGAGATCATCAAGCCAGTGATGCCTGCCGGCTGGCTTGGTGCCGAGGCCAAGCTGTACATAAACCCGACCGGCAGTTTTGTGACCGGCGGTCCGGTTGGCGATTGCGGTCTGACCGGGCGCAAGATCATCGTCGACAGCTATGGTGGCATGGCGCGGCATGGCGGGGGCGCGTTTTCGGGAAAGGACCCCAGCAAGGTCGACCGTTCCGCGGCCTATGCCGGGCGTTGGGTGGCCAAGAATATCGTCGCCGCCGGTCTGGCCGAACGCTGCGAAATTCAGGTCAGCTATGCCATCGGGGTGGCCGAACCGACCTCGATCAGCATCAACACCTTTGGTACCGAAACTCGTCCCGCGGAACAGATCATCCAGGCCGTGCGCGAGGTGTTCGACCTGCGACCTTTTGCGATCATCCGCGATCTGGATCTGCTGCACCCGATCTATCGACCGACCGCCAGCTATGGGCATTTCGGTCGCGATCCGTACCAGCTGGCAGGCGCAACCGCGTTCAGTTGGGAAAAGACCGACCGGGCCGATGCGCTGCAAGCGGCGATTTCGGGCTGATCGATGCTGGTGCTGACGCGCCCTCGGCTGGTGCTGCTGTCGGTCCCCAAGACCGGCACCACTGCCCTCGAGGCCGCGCTGGCAGAAGATGCCGATATGGTGCTGCGCAACCCGCCGCATCTCAAGCATATGAACCTGCGCGGCTGGCAGAACCGTCTGGCCCCTCTGTTCGAAGACAAGGACCGTCCTTTCCGCATCGTCGCCGTGGTGCGTGATCCGGTCGACCGTTTGCGCAGCTGGTATCGATATCGCCACCGCGATGACCTGGTCGGGCGGACCAACAGCACTCGCGGCCTGAGCTTTGAAGATTTCGCCGCCGAGGTGATGAAGCCCGACGACCGCGCGCCCTATGCGCGGATCGGCACGCAAACCGATTTTCTGACCGGCAAGGACGGCACGATCGGCGCAGATCTGATCTATCGTTACGAGAATATTCCGGATCTTACCGCCATGCTGGCCGATGCGCTTGGCCGTGATCTGCGGCTGGACCGGCTGAATGCTTCGCCCACCGTGGAAACACCGCTATCCGAGGCAACCGAGGCGAAACTGCGCCACCACCTGGCCCCGGATTGCGCGTTGCACGCCACCGCGCGTGGTCACGCCGACAGATAGGGCGTGAACGCCTGCCGGATCGTGTCGGATTGGGGTTTTACCGTGGCAGGCCAGGTTTGGACCACCTGCCCGTCCGGACCCAGCAATACCTTGTAGAAATTCCAGGCCGGTGCGTAGCCGTGATCCTTGCGCAGCCAGGCATAGAACGGGTGCAGGTCGCCCCGTGTGACATGGATGATGTCGCTCATCGGCAGGGTGATGCCATATTGAAGGGTGCAGAATTCCTTGACCTTCTCGGCATCGTCCAGTTCTTGGGCGAAATCATCGGAAGGCGTCGCAAGAACCACCAGCCCTTTGGGCCCGAACTCTTCGTGCAGCGCCTGCAGCCCCTCCAGCTGCGGCGTAAACCCACATAGCGACGCGGTATTCACCACCAGCACCGGTTTGCCGCGCCAATCGGCGGTGTTCAGCACGCCGCCATCGATTGAGGGAAAGGTGAAATCTGGCGCAGGCCCCTGCGCGGCGGATGCACCACGACGGCGCGGCAACAGCAGCGCAGAGATGGCGGCAAGACCGGCTTGCAGGGTACGGCGACGTAGCATGGGTTCAGGTTAACCCGAATTCAGCCCGTCGCATAGAGTTGTCGCGCGCGCTGTTCGAATGCGCGCACGATCCGGGCCATCGCCTCACCAAAGAAGACACCGATCACCTTTTGCAGGATGGCGTTCTTGAATTCGAAATCGACCCAGAAATCGATCCGTGAGCCACCCTCGTCCAGATCGGTAAAGGTCCAGCCGCTGCGCATATATTTGAACGGCCCCTCCAGATATTCGGTGTCGATCTGCAACGGGCTGCCCTGCTGCGTCGGTCCAAGGATCACCCGGCTGCCAAAGCGTTCGCGAAACACCTTGAAGCTGATGACCAGATCAGCCTCGACCAGCTCTGATCCATCCTCCTGCATCCGCCGCGAGCGGATCCGCGCAGCGCTGTTCCAGGGCAGGAATTCGGGATAGCGCTCTACATCGGCGACCAGATCGTACATCTGCCGGGCGGTGTAGGGCAGAACGCGGCTGTCATTGGATTTGGGCAAGGCGGTCTCGTGACTTTGCGACGTGAATGTCTATATCGAGGACGGCTTAGCAAAAAGGACAGCCAATGAACAACCTGATCTGGCTGATCCGTGCATCGCGTTGGGCGCGAAACCCGCCAAGCCGGCGAATGGTGATACTGGTTTTCACCATTGTTGCCCTTGGCCTGGCGCTGCTGGGGCTGGAATATTTTGGATTTTGGCCCGAATGGGCGACGCTGGATCAGGGGCGTCGCCCGCGCATTCCGCGCTGAGGCGGGCTTTACAGCCCTGCCTCGCCAAAGCTGTTGCACTGGTCAAGCTGGCCCGTACGAAAGCCGCGCATCAGCCATTCCTGACGCTGCTCGGCACTGCCATGGGTAAAGCTGTCGGGCATCGGCGTACGGCCGGCGCTTGACTGGATCACATCGTCACCCACGGCGCGGGCTGCATTCTGGGCCTCTTCCAGATCGCCCTCTTGCACGCTGCCGAACTGTTCGCTGGCTTCGCGCGCCCAGATGCCGGCAAAGCAATCCGCCTGCAATTCGGTCAGCACTGACAAAGCGTTCGAATCCGCTTCGCTGGCGCGTTGGCGCATCTTGGTGACCTCGCCCAGAATGCCCAACTGATTCTGCACGTGATGGCCAACCTCATGCGCGATCACATAAGCCGCAGCAAAGTCGCCGCCCGCGTTCATGCGCTGCGACATCACGTCGAAAAACTGCGTGTCGAGGTACAGGCGCTGGTCGCCGGGGCAATAAAACGGTCCCATCGCCGCAGAGGCACCGCCGCAAGCCGACTGCACGGCACCACGAAACAGCACCAGCGTCGGCACTGTATAGTCGCGGCCTGCCTGCTCGGGCAGGATCTGGCCCCAGACCTCTTCGGTATCGGCCAGCACGACAGAGCTGAACTCACCATATTGCTGGTCTGCCTCGCTGAGTTCGCCTGTCTGGGTGGAACCACTGTCCATCTGGCCCACCAACGGCGATATATCGACGCCGAAAAAGTAACCAAAAGCCAATACCGCCAGCATGCCGACGATGCCGATGCTGCCTGCTCCGCCAGCGCCCATGCGCCGCCGATCCTCTACATTTCGACTACCGCGCCGACCCCGCCATTCCATGCATGCGGTCCTTTCTGAGCTGTTTCTGCTTTTGCCTTTGCACCGCAACAAAGGCGGCATCGTGATCAAACACCGGGCCTGCCCTTGTGGTTCCGCCCGATACCTGACGTCAGTTTCACCGCGAGTACCGGCCTTGCCAAGGCTTTACCCACGGCCCATCCGCCGATCAATCCGGCGCGAGGCGCTGCGGCACGGGTTGACGCGGGCAGCGGTGCAGGTCAATTGCCTCAGGAAAAGAAGATCGAGGGGCCGGATGCTGCGCCGACTATACGACTGGACGATGGGGCTGGCCTCGCACCGGCATTCCCTCTGGGCGCTGTTCGGCGTCAGCTTCGTGGAAAGCAGCGTCTTTCCGATCCCGCCCGACGTGCTGATGATCCCGATGGTGCTGGCACGCCGCGACCGTGCCTTCATGATCGCGGCGGTTGCCACCATCGGTTCAGTTCTGGGTGCGTTGCTGGGCTATTGGATCGGGGCCACGCTGATGGACAGCCTGGGCCAATGGGTGCTGACGGCCTATGGCAAGCAGGACAGCTTTGATCATCTGGCGGCACGGTTCGATGAATATGGCGCATGGGCGGTGCTGTTTGCCGGCGTGACGCCGTTTCCGTTCAAGGTCATCACCATCTTTTCCGGCGCGGTCAGCCTGTCGCTGCCAATCTTTATCGCCAGTTCGATCATCGCCCGCGCGCTGCGCTTTTTCATCGTGGCTGGACTGCTGTGGCGCTTTGGCGAGCCGATCCGCGACTTTATCGAGCGCAGGCTGGGTCTGGTCTTTACCCTCTTCATGATCTGCCTGATCGGCGGCTTTGTTGCGCTGAGGTATCTGTGATGCGCAACCTGACCGATGGCCAGATCGCCACGTTGGCGGGGCTGGGCTCTGCTGCCTTGCTGGCCGCTGCTCTGTTCTTTCAATCCATCGGCTATGCGCCATGCGAATTGTGCATCCTGCAACGCTGGCCTCACCTGATCGCGGCGCTGATCGGGCTGGCTATCTGGTTTACAGGCTTTCGGCGCTGGCTGGCGGTACTGGGCATGGCGGCTGCGGCCACTGCGATGGGGCTGGCGCTGTACCATCTGGGCGTCGAATACGGTTGGTGGCCGGGACCGGCGCATTGTTCGGGCGGCGTCTCGGGACTGACCAGCATGTCGACCGAAGATCTGATGGCACAACTGCAGGCCGCCCCGGTCGTGCGCTGCGACGAGGTCAGCTGGCGTCTGGTTGGCCTGTCGATGGCGGGCTGGAACATGCTCTGTTCAGCGGTTTTGGTGGTGATATGGGGCCTGTCGCTGCGCCGGACCGGCGAAGCCGCCGCCTGATCGGGGCAAAAGCCGCCGAATTTCGCCCAAGGCGCGGTATCTTCTGCCTTTTCGCCGCGTCGCGGGGTCTGCGCAATTGCATCCAGATGATGCAGTCGTTATATCAATCAGCAATAAATGTTGAGGCATAACAGTGGCAGAGAACCGCGACGACGACGCACAGGAATCCGGCGATAACGGCGAAGAGAACGGGCGTCCCGAGCGTGTCGTGATGGCCCATGACGGGCCGGTCATCGACATTTCGGATGAGATGAAGACGTCTTATCTGGACTATGCCATGTCGGTCATCGTCAGCCGCGCGATCCCCGATCTGCGCGACGGGCTGAAACCGGTGCACCGCCGCATCCTTTATGCGATGGACGAATCCGGCAACACCTTTGACAAACCCTATCGGAAATCGGCACGTCCGGTCGGCGACGTGATGGGTAAATATCACCCGCACGGCGATTCCGCGATCTATGACGCGCTGGTGCGGATGGCGCAAAGTTTCTCGATGTCGCTGCCCTTGCTGGACGGTCAGGGGAACTTTGGCTCGATGGACGGCGATCCGCCCGCCGCAATGCGCTATACCGAAGTGCGCATGGCCAAGGCGGCGAATTACCTGCTGATGGATATCGACAAGGATACGGTCGATTTTCAGGACAACTATGACGGCAAGGACCGCGAGCCCACGGTTCTGCCTGCGCGTTTCCCGAACATGCTGGTCAATGGCGCGGGCGGTATTGCTGTAGGCATGGCCACCAACATTCCCCCGCACAATCTGGGCGAGGTGATCGATGCCACGCTGGAACTGATCGAAAACCCCGACCTGCCGACCGAACGTCTGATCGAGATCATTCCCGCCCCCGATTTCCCGACCGGTGGCATCATCCTTGGCCGCTCTGGCGCACGCAAAGCCTATCTGGAAGGGCGTGGCAGCGTCATCATCCGCGCCCGCACCCGTATCGAGGAATTGCGCAAGGATCGTTACGGCATCGTCATCGACGAGATCCCCTATCAGGTTAACAAGGCGACCTTGCAGGAACGCATCGCGGAACTGGCCAAGGAAAAGCGCGTCGAGGGCATCGCCAACGTTCAGGACGAATCCGACCGCTCGGGCATCCGTGTGGTGATCGAGCTGAAACGCGACGCCACGCCCGAAGTGGTGCTGAACCAGCTGTTCCGCTTTACCCAGATGCAGACCAGTTTTGGCTGCAATATGCTGGCGCTGAACGGCGGCCGGCCCGAACAATTGGCGCTGCGCGATTTTCTGACCAATTTCCTGACCTTCCGCGAAGAAGTTGTCGCACGACGCACGGCCTATGAACTGCGCAAGGCACGCGAACGCAGCCATATCCTGTGCGGTCTGGCGGTCGCCGTCAGCAATGTCGATGAGGTCGTCGCCACCATCCGCAGCAGCGCCGATGCCGCCGAGGCGCGCGAACGACTGATGGAGCGCCGCTGGCCCGCCCATGAGATCATCGAATACCTCAAGCTGATCGACGATCCGCTGCACCCGGTCAATGATGACGGCACCTATTACCTGTCCGAAACGCAGGCCCGCGCCATTCTGGATCTGCGCCTGCAAAGGCTGACCCAGATCGGCGTGCAGGAAGTCACCGACGAGTTGCAGCAGCTTGCCGATGCGATCCGCGACTATCTGGCGATCCTGGCGTCGCGCGAACGGATCATGGCGATCATCAGCGACGAGTTGCGCGAAGTGCGCGAGTTGTTCGCCGTGCCGCGCCGCACCGAGATCGTCGATTGGTCCGGCGATATGGACGACGAGGACCTGATCGAACGCGAGGATATGGTCGTCACCATCACCTCGGGCGGCTATATCAAACGCACGCCGCTGGCCGATTTCCGCAGCCAGCGTCGCGGTGGCAAGGGCCTGTCGGGGATGGCGACCAAGGAAGACGACGTCGTCACCACGCTATTCGTCGCCAATACCCATACCGAGCTGCTGTTCTTCACCACCGATGGCATGGTCTACCGGATGAAGACGTGGCGGCTGCCGCTTGGCGGACGCACGGCCAAGGGCAAGGCCATCGTGAATATCCTGCCGATCGATCTGGGGGTTTCCATCGCTGCGCTGATGCCGGTCGATGCGCCCGAGGCTGAATGGGACGGCTATCAGGTGATCTTTGCCACCTCGCAGGGCGATGTGCGCCGCAACGCGCTGTCGGATTTCGCCAATGTGCGCTCGAACGGCAAGATCGCGATGAAGCTGCCCGAAGGGGTCGAGTTGATCGGCGCGCGGATGGCGACCGAGGAGGATGACGTGATGCTGGTCACCGGCGGTGGCCGCGCGATCCGCTTTCCGACGACCGCCGTGCGCGTCTTCAAGGGCCGCGATTCCACCGGTGTTCGCGGCATCCGCCTGCCCGAGGGCCAAGAGGTCGTCAGCATGTCGATCATCCGCCATTTCGAGGCCGATCCCGCCGAACGTGTCGCCTATCTGAAAATGCGCCGCGCCGTTGCTGGTGCACTGGATGACGGGGCCGAGGCCGATGACGACGAGGAAGCGGTCGAAGAGGGCAGCATCACGCAGGAACGCTATGCCGAAATGTCGGCGGCCGAGGATCTGATCCTGACCATCAGCGCCAAGGGTGCGGGCAAGATCAGTTCCAGCCACGATTATCCGGTTCGCGGACGCGGCGGCCAGGGTGTCATGGCCATGGACAAGGCCATGCGCGGTGGCACGTTGATTGCCAGCTTCCCCGTCGAGATGGATGACCAGATCATGCTGGCGACCTCGACCGGGCAGTCGATCCGGGTGCCGGTGGATGGCATCAGCTTCCGTTCGCGCAGCGCGGGCGGTGTGAGGGTATTCAACACCACCAATGGCGAAGAGGTCGTTTCCGTCGCCCGGATCGCTGAACAGGAACAGCCCGTCGGCAGCGACGATGAAAACCAGACACCGATCGACGGCGAAACGGGCACGGATGAGGATAATCAGGGCTGACAGCATGGCGCCTGCAATCGCGGGCGCCCCAATGGCTTGACGCATTGAGAAAACCGGTTTCCGATGGGAATGTGGTGCTGGCGGGCGAACCCGCCAGCGAGGAATGGGAAACAAAGGTGAACGGATCGAACGAGTCAGTACTGCGCGAACGGTTGCAGACCGGGTTTCTGGGCCTCATCGCGTTTTCACTGCTGCTCTTCGTGCTGGTTCAGGCGCGCTTCATCCTGATCGCGCTGGCCATTGCAATCATCATCTTTTCGCTGACATCGGACGCCATCGGCGCCATCTCGCGCCAAAAGGTGCCCAGCTGGCTGGCCACGACACTTGCCCTGCTGGGGATTGCCCTGGGGCTGCTATGGCTGTCGACAACCATCGTCTCACAGGTCAATCAGGTCGTCTTTACCGCGATCACCTATGCCGAGCAGGCACAGGCGGTCTTGCCGTCGCTGACCGAACGGCTTGGCCCCAACGTCTCTCAAGCGGTCCAGACCGCGATCAACAACACCGATTTCGTCGGCTGGATCAGATCGGCCGCCGGCGGCGCCTCTGGCCTGCTGTCGGGATCGGTGCTGGTGATCCTGTTCGTCGGCTTCATGTTCGCCGAGCGTGTCTGGTTCCCGCTCAAGGTTGAGCGTCTGACGGGTGATCCGGTGCAGGCGC is drawn from Paracoccus tegillarcae and contains these coding sequences:
- the gyrA gene encoding DNA gyrase subunit A, whose product is MAHDGPVIDISDEMKTSYLDYAMSVIVSRAIPDLRDGLKPVHRRILYAMDESGNTFDKPYRKSARPVGDVMGKYHPHGDSAIYDALVRMAQSFSMSLPLLDGQGNFGSMDGDPPAAMRYTEVRMAKAANYLLMDIDKDTVDFQDNYDGKDREPTVLPARFPNMLVNGAGGIAVGMATNIPPHNLGEVIDATLELIENPDLPTERLIEIIPAPDFPTGGIILGRSGARKAYLEGRGSVIIRARTRIEELRKDRYGIVIDEIPYQVNKATLQERIAELAKEKRVEGIANVQDESDRSGIRVVIELKRDATPEVVLNQLFRFTQMQTSFGCNMLALNGGRPEQLALRDFLTNFLTFREEVVARRTAYELRKARERSHILCGLAVAVSNVDEVVATIRSSADAAEARERLMERRWPAHEIIEYLKLIDDPLHPVNDDGTYYLSETQARAILDLRLQRLTQIGVQEVTDELQQLADAIRDYLAILASRERIMAIISDELREVRELFAVPRRTEIVDWSGDMDDEDLIEREDMVVTITSGGYIKRTPLADFRSQRRGGKGLSGMATKEDDVVTTLFVANTHTELLFFTTDGMVYRMKTWRLPLGGRTAKGKAIVNILPIDLGVSIAALMPVDAPEAEWDGYQVIFATSQGDVRRNALSDFANVRSNGKIAMKLPEGVELIGARMATEEDDVMLVTGGGRAIRFPTTAVRVFKGRDSTGVRGIRLPEGQEVVSMSIIRHFEADPAERVAYLKMRRAVAGALDDGAEADDDEEAVEEGSITQERYAEMSAAEDLILTISAKGAGKISSSHDYPVRGRGGQGVMAMDKAMRGGTLIASFPVEMDDQIMLATSTGQSIRVPVDGISFRSRSAGGVRVFNTTNGEEVVSVARIAEQEQPVGSDDENQTPIDGETGTDEDNQG
- the metK gene encoding methionine adenosyltransferase; amino-acid sequence: MSEYSLFTSESVSEGHPDKIADQISDAVLDAIIAEDPRARVACETMVKTGVAIISGEITTTAWVDLESIVRGVINGIGYTSSDVGFDGATCSVINIIGKQAPEIAQGVDRQNLEEQGAGDQGLMFGYASNETDVLMPAPITYAHRLVERQSAVRRDGTLPWLRPDAKSQVTLRYGADGKPEGVDALVLSTQHNPEISQADLREAVMEEIIKPVMPAGWLGAEAKLYINPTGSFVTGGPVGDCGLTGRKIIVDSYGGMARHGGGAFSGKDPSKVDRSAAYAGRWVAKNIVAAGLAERCEIQVSYAIGVAEPTSISINTFGTETRPAEQIIQAVREVFDLRPFAIIRDLDLLHPIYRPTASYGHFGRDPYQLAGATAFSWEKTDRADALQAAISG
- a CDS encoding YqaA family protein — protein: MLRRLYDWTMGLASHRHSLWALFGVSFVESSVFPIPPDVLMIPMVLARRDRAFMIAAVATIGSVLGALLGYWIGATLMDSLGQWVLTAYGKQDSFDHLAARFDEYGAWAVLFAGVTPFPFKVITIFSGAVSLSLPIFIASSIIARALRFFIVAGLLWRFGEPIRDFIERRLGLVFTLFMICLIGGFVALRYL
- a CDS encoding glutathione peroxidase, translated to MLRRRTLQAGLAAISALLLPRRRGASAAQGPAPDFTFPSIDGGVLNTADWRGKPVLVVNTASLCGFTPQLEGLQALHEEFGPKGLVVLATPSDDFAQELDDAEKVKEFCTLQYGITLPMSDIIHVTRGDLHPFYAWLRKDHGYAPAWNFYKVLLGPDGQVVQTWPATVKPQSDTIRQAFTPYLSA
- a CDS encoding disulfide bond formation protein B, with translation MRNLTDGQIATLAGLGSAALLAAALFFQSIGYAPCELCILQRWPHLIAALIGLAIWFTGFRRWLAVLGMAAAATAMGLALYHLGVEYGWWPGPAHCSGGVSGLTSMSTEDLMAQLQAAPVVRCDEVSWRLVGLSMAGWNMLCSAVLVVIWGLSLRRTGEAAA
- a CDS encoding sulfotransferase family 2 domain-containing protein; its protein translation is MLVLTRPRLVLLSVPKTGTTALEAALAEDADMVLRNPPHLKHMNLRGWQNRLAPLFEDKDRPFRIVAVVRDPVDRLRSWYRYRHRDDLVGRTNSTRGLSFEDFAAEVMKPDDRAPYARIGTQTDFLTGKDGTIGADLIYRYENIPDLTAMLADALGRDLRLDRLNASPTVETPLSEATEAKLRHHLAPDCALHATARGHADR
- a CDS encoding type II toxin-antitoxin system RatA family toxin; the encoded protein is MPKSNDSRVLPYTARQMYDLVADVERYPEFLPWNSAARIRSRRMQEDGSELVEADLVISFKVFRERFGSRVILGPTQQGSPLQIDTEYLEGPFKYMRSGWTFTDLDEGGSRIDFWVDFEFKNAILQKVIGVFFGEAMARIVRAFEQRARQLYATG
- a CDS encoding neutral zinc metallopeptidase, with the protein product MEWRGRRGSRNVEDRRRMGAGGAGSIGIVGMLAVLAFGYFFGVDISPLVGQMDSGSTQTGELSEADQQYGEFSSVVLADTEEVWGQILPEQAGRDYTVPTLVLFRGAVQSACGGASAAMGPFYCPGDQRLYLDTQFFDVMSQRMNAGGDFAAAYVIAHEVGHHVQNQLGILGEVTKMRQRASEADSNALSVLTELQADCFAGIWAREASEQFGSVQEGDLEEAQNAARAVGDDVIQSSAGRTPMPDSFTHGSAEQRQEWLMRGFRTGQLDQCNSFGEAGL